A single genomic interval of Caldisericaceae bacterium harbors:
- a CDS encoding ABC transporter permease produces MEEEILENKELLTSENFFMESFKALRKNKSALIGLGIILILIIVAIFAPLISPYSPIEQNLYNNLQPGFWAGNLKNFLGTDEFGRDVLSRIIYGARVSLSVGVIAVIIGILLGSLLGIFSGFYGGTLDNILMRITDIMFALPSILLAIVIVSVLGRGLSKAMIAIGITYSPQIARVVRSETIMVKNTEFIEAAKAIGTPKLRILRVHLLPNVLSVIIVYATLSIGSAILDAAALGFLGLGAQPPTAEWGAMLANSNHYITGGYWWVATFPGIAILVSVLGFNLFGDGLRDAIDPRLRKKM; encoded by the coding sequence CATTAATAGGTCTTGGAATAATTTTAATACTTATAATTGTTGCAATTTTTGCTCCCCTAATATCCCCTTATAGCCCAATAGAACAAAATTTATACAACAATTTACAGCCAGGTTTTTGGGCAGGCAATCTTAAGAACTTTTTAGGAACAGACGAATTTGGAAGAGATGTATTGAGTAGAATTATTTATGGAGCAAGGGTTTCGCTTTCTGTTGGAGTAATTGCAGTCATCATTGGGATTTTATTAGGAAGTTTGCTTGGCATTTTCTCAGGATTCTACGGAGGGACACTTGACAATATCCTTATGAGAATTACTGATATCATGTTTGCTTTACCTTCAATACTTCTTGCTATAGTTATTGTATCTGTACTTGGAAGAGGTCTATCAAAGGCAATGATAGCAATTGGAATAACTTACTCTCCACAAATAGCAAGAGTTGTAAGATCTGAGACAATTATGGTTAAGAATACTGAATTTATAGAAGCTGCAAAAGCAATTGGCACTCCAAAACTTAGAATTCTAAGAGTCCATTTATTACCAAACGTCTTATCGGTAATAATTGTTTACGCCACCTTAAGTATAGGCAGCGCAATTCTTGATGCTGCTGCTTTAGGATTTTTAGGCTTAGGAGCACAACCTCCTACAGCAGAATGGGGAGCAATGCTTGCTAACTCTAACCATTATATAACAGGCGGTTATTGGTGGGTTGCTACATTTCCAGGAATTGCCATACTCGTTTCAGTTCTTGGTTTCAATTTATTCGGTGATGGACTTAGGGACGCAATAGATCCAAGACTAAGAAAAAAGATGTAA
- a CDS encoding QueT transporter family protein, whose protein sequence is MANKNTLRFLLRASLIGALYFVLTVVLTPISYGPIQVRISEALTVLPYAFPEAILGTTIGCFLANLSSPFGPIDWVLGTLFTFISSVLTYLVGKMKWKKFFAPLPPIILNGFGVSFYVVTLATLNTRLNFYEALRYSIEHFALKPYLFGVITIGLGEAISTYLIGLPLLKTLERRTKDEV, encoded by the coding sequence ATGGCAAATAAAAATACTTTAAGGTTTCTTTTACGTGCTTCACTTATAGGTGCTTTATATTTTGTATTAACAGTGGTGCTTACCCCAATTTCTTACGGCCCAATACAAGTAAGAATTTCAGAAGCTTTAACTGTGCTTCCGTATGCATTCCCTGAGGCTATTTTAGGCACAACAATTGGATGTTTTCTTGCAAATCTTTCATCCCCATTTGGACCAATCGACTGGGTTTTAGGCACTCTATTTACTTTTATTTCTTCGGTATTAACTTACCTTGTAGGTAAGATGAAATGGAAAAAATTTTTTGCTCCACTTCCTCCTATTATCCTTAATGGTTTTGGTGTAAGTTTTTATGTAGTTACACTTGCAACTTTAAATACAAGATTAAACTTTTATGAAGCCTTAAGATATTCAATTGAACATTTTGCATTAAAACCATATCTTTTTGGTGTAATTACAATAGGATTAGGAGAAGCAATTTCAACATATTTGATAGGTTTACCCTTGTTGAAAACACTAGAAAGGAGAACTAAAGATGAAGTTTAA